A window from Chelmon rostratus isolate fCheRos1 chromosome 13, fCheRos1.pri, whole genome shotgun sequence encodes these proteins:
- the LOC121616501 gene encoding FAST kinase domain-containing protein 3, mitochondrial-like, with protein sequence MKSIVCLSSSVRAACHRTSACFPLSRLALCSPVSTCSNVEFTSRPVVAQPCVTGARTFHGTHGNTAVVQQVSATRLPTPVLIPGQREDELIACQIGRRVPPKAAATPSTHLSPYRPHIKPPSNAAPPANDQSLFEGEVVPELCSRLADLPSTDRAEALATLLGACVEFGLDPRSPLVCRLMNECLQLLSSRDIGVTQLCYLGEVACALEGRQSATVKQVLNSIGVAVEEEAISPSETARVYSLLALCYNPASQQQTLILSNLHRHTQRLVRRLKAGQVCDILQVLLKLQQRQAISLLLRLSHRASRVFKAFSDDEVIKVLSALMILGKHDEKLLAAMEKHLPGRLGKCDPELISTVMEYCLQTRCRSEPIFEAVAENFVCHAERHTTPQIAKQIVAMGRLNYLPQCSSQMFKKLESILSARFSQFQPRSLIEVLHACIHLERFPLNYMSKVFSPYFLQRLQAQGEPLDRNTLGQLTQLHLSSSLECNCYWGSRLPSFLYVKTFSSVDQAFETPMESLFYKQVKEPLIQLLGGKFFSTTHPAKGGYTIDVEICLDEKGYVLPPSQWEHTHRRMALCLDGQKHFCSNTQHLLGKEATKRRHLRRMGYEVVQIPYFEFDKLRTQEDQVQYLHNKIYPTIFKFSHRS encoded by the exons ATGAAGTCCATCGTCTGTCTCTCATCGTCCGTCAGAGCGGCGTGTCACCGCACCTCAGCTTGTTTTCCTCTGAGTCGTCTGGCTCTCTGCAGTCCGGTGAGCACGTGCTCTAATGTGGAGTTTACCAGCAGACCTGTTGTCGCGCAACCGTGCGTAACGGGCGCGCGCACCTTTCACGGCACGCACGGAAACACGGCGGTGGTCCAGCAGGTGAGCGCGACCCGTCTGCCCACCCCGGTGCTCATACCTGGGCAAAGAGAGGATGAACTGATCGCGTGTCAGATAGGCAGACGCGTACCACCTAAAGCAGCTGCCACTCCATCCACGCACCTTTCTCCATACCGTCCGCACATCAAACCACCGAGCAATGCAGCTCCACCTGCTAATGACCAGTCTCTGTTTGAAGGGGAGGTGGTCCCTGAGCTGTGCTCCAGGTTGGCAGACTTACCCAGCACCGATAGAGCAGAAGCACTGGCCACTTTACTCGGAGCATGTGTTGAATTTGGCCTGGACCCCCGCAGCCCTCTCGTCTGCAGACTGATGAATGAgtgcctgcagctgctctccaGCAGGGACATCGGGGTGACGCAGCTCTGCTACCTGGGTGAGGTGGCGTGCGCCCTGGAAGGCCGCCAGTCAGCCACTGTGAAGCAGGTCCTGAACTCTATAGGTGTTGCTGTAGAGGAGGAGGCGATCTCTCCCAGCGAGACTGCCAGAGTCTACTCCCTGTTGGCTCTGTGCTACAATCCTGCCAGCCAGCAGCAGACACTCATACTGTCCAATCTGCACAGGCACACTCAGAGGCTGGTCCGCCGGCTGAAAGCTGGCCAGGTCTGCGATATACTGCAGGTCCTGTTGAAGTTACAGCAGAGGCAG GCCATTTccctgctgctgaggctgagtCACAGAGCATCACGGGTCTTCAAGGCTTTCAGTGACGATGAAGTCATTAAGGTGCTCTCTGCGCTGATGATCCTGGGAAAGCATGATGAAAAGCTCCTAGCTGCTATGGAGAAACACCTACCAG GGAGGCTGGGGAAGTGTGATCCGGAGCTGATCAGCACCGTCATGGAGTATTGCCTGCAGACGAGGTGCCGCTCGGAGCCGATCTTCGAGGCTGTGGCTGAGAACTTCGTGTGCCATGCTGAGAGGCACACCACCCCTCAGATAGCCAAACAGATTGTCGCCATGGGGAGACTCAACTACCTGCCACAG TGCTCCAGCCAGATGTTTAAGAAGCTGGAGAGTATTTTGTCAGCAAGGTTTTCTCAGTTCCAGCCTCGCTCCCTCATTGAGGTGTTGCACGCCTGCATCCACCTAGAACGCTTCCCTCTCAACTACATGTCCAAAGTCTTCAGCCCGTACTTCCTACAGAGGCTGCAAG CACAGGGGGAGCCATTGGACAGGAACACACTGGGACAACTCACACAGCTCCATCTCTCCAGTTCATTAGAGTGCAATTGCTACTGG GGTTCCAGACTACCCAGCTTTCTCTACGTGAAGACGTTTTCCTCTGTGGACCAGGCCTTCGAGACACCTATGGAGAGTCTCTTTTACAAACAGGTCAAAGAGCCGCTTATACAGCTGCTGGGGGGAAAGTTTTTTTCCACCACGCACCCCGCTAAGGGTGGATACACGATAG aTGTGGAAATTTGCCTGGATGAGAAGGGGTATGTTCTGCCTCCGTCTCAGTGGGAGCACACTCACAGAAG GATGGCCCTGTGTCTGGATGGTCAAAAGCAtttctgcagcaacacacaacacCTGCTGGGGAAGGAAGCCACTAAAAGGAGACACCTCCGCAGGATGGGCTACGAGGTGGTGCAG atCCCTTACTTTGAATTTGACAAGCTGCGAACGCAGGAGGACCAGGTCCAGTATCTTCACAACAAGATCTATCCCACCATCTTCAAGTTCAGTCACAGATCTTAG